In Pyrus communis chromosome 8, drPyrComm1.1, whole genome shotgun sequence, one genomic interval encodes:
- the LOC137742844 gene encoding uncharacterized protein: MEMLRSSSTTLVIVLVFVAGAAFQAKAYKSLYCTNPASRCFGKSVECPYECPSSYSEDQKAKVCYIDCDSPMCKAHCKNRKPNCNSPGSACHDPRFIGGDGIVFYFHGKSNQQFSLVSDNNLQINGRFIGHRPAERSRDYTWIQALGIIFSTHSFSVEATKAAAWDNQIDHLKFTHNGNDVDLQEGYLSTWYSPEKDIKVERISSKNSVIVSLKDVAEIMINVVPVTKEDDRIHNYQVPSDDCFTHLEVQFKFFALSTKVEGVLGRTYRPDFENPAKPGVAMPVLGGEDKYRTSSLLSADCVSCRFSAQESVTEDDRSAIVDYGTLDCTRRSSGGYGIVCKK, translated from the exons ATGGAGATGTTAAGAAGCAGTTCCACCACATTAGTCATCGTACTAGTATTTGTTGCAGGTGCAGCATTTCAAGCTAAAGCATACAAATCTCTTTACTGTACCAACCCGGCAAGCCGATGCTTTGGAAAGTCTGTGGAATGCCCATATGAATGCCCTAGCAGTTACTCTGAAGACCAGAAAGCTAAAGTCTGCTATATTGACTGTGATTCCCCTATGTGCAAGGCCCATTGCAAAA ACCGTAAACCAAACTGCAATAGTCCTGGATCAGCATGCCATGATCCCCGCTTCATCGGCGGTGATGGCATTGTTTTCTATTTCCATGGCAAGAGCAACCAGCAGTTTAGCTTGGTCTCAGACAACAACCTCCAGATCAATGGTCGCTTCATTGGCCATAGGCCAGCAGAACGAAGCCGTGACTACACTTGGATTCAAGCCCTAGGAATCATTTTCAGCACTCACAGCTTCTCTGTAGAAGCCACCAAAGCAGCTGCTTGGGACAATCAAATTGACCACTTAAAATTCACCCACAACGGAAACGATGTAGATTTACAAGAAGGGTATCTCTCCACTTGGTATTCTCCAGAAAAGGATATTAAAGTTGAGAGAATATCAAGCAAGAACAGTGTTATTGTGTCCCTAAAGGATGTTGCTGAGATTATGATCAATGTGGTGCCCGTAACCAAAGAAGATGATAGAATCCACAACTATCAAGTTCCTTCCGATGACTGCTTTACACATTTGGAAGTCCAGTTTAAGTTCTTTGCTCTGTCCACGAAAGTTGAGGGAGTGCTTGGAAGGACTTACAGGCCTGATTTTGAGAACCCGGCAAAGCCTGGAGTGGCAATGCCGGTCTTGGGGGGTGAAGATAAGTATCGAACCTCATCTCTTCTGTCGGCAGATTGTGTTTCTTGCAGGTTCTCAGCACAGGAAAGTGTGACAGAGGATGATAGATCAGCAATTGTGGATTATGGCACACTTGATTGCACCAGAAGATCCTCAGGAGGATATGGAATTGTTTGCAAAAAATGA